In Lujinxingia litoralis, a single window of DNA contains:
- a CDS encoding 3-hydroxyacyl-CoA dehydrogenase/enoyl-CoA hydratase family protein yields MATKRIRKAAVIGSGVMGSGIAAHLANAGIEVYLLDIVPFNPGEKDDVNDPAFRNSIATRNKALLAKTKPSPIYSKRDLDRITVGNMDDNLDWFAEVDWIVEAVPETMAIKKATFDKVEAHVNDHAIISSNTSGLSIEGMLEGRSESFKKRFIVTHFFNPVRYMKLLELVEGPDTAPEVVDAMVEFGSDVLGKGIVFGKDTTNFIANRIGVHGMMTIMHLMKKYEMSIEGVDTVFGKAMGRPKSAVFRTADMVGLDTFVHVAKNCYDTLTEDEEREIFQVPDFMGTLVEKGLTGQKAGGGFYKKGKGGIQTLDLNTLAYRDREKPEFASIGKAKGAPAQRIKKVVVDGDDKAAEFAREVTLRSLAYTARRMGEIADDVVNIDRGMRWGFNWDLGPFETWDALGLQWAYDQMKAHDIEVPAWIDEMIASGAESFYKQDGATDLYYDVASKSYKAIERSEKAISVGLLKRQGATKILGNSSASLHDMGDGVALLEFHTKMNAIDPELIEMMHQAIDEVEANWEGLVIGNDATNFSAGANLVLVYMNAQSGQWEPIESMVKSFQDANQRMRYSWKPVVSAPKGLTLGGGAEVTMGANAIQAAGELYMGLVEVGVGLIPGGGGNLQLMRNVFGPHSDNKEFDPFPFLRKVFMAIGMGEVATSAEAAREYGFLNASDGVTINAENLLFDAKQRVLGMARAGFKPPRPSKFRLLGPDGAATIDMLLYSMQENGVISAHDRLIGRKLANVLCGGETNPATLVDEQTLLDLEREAFMSLCGEEKSQARMQYMVLNNKPLRN; encoded by the coding sequence ATGGCCACGAAGCGCATTCGAAAGGCTGCCGTCATCGGTTCTGGCGTCATGGGCAGCGGCATCGCCGCACATCTTGCCAACGCCGGCATCGAGGTCTATCTGCTTGATATCGTGCCCTTTAATCCGGGCGAGAAAGACGATGTCAACGACCCGGCGTTCCGCAACAGCATCGCGACCCGCAACAAGGCGCTGCTGGCCAAGACCAAGCCCTCGCCGATCTACAGCAAGCGCGATCTGGATCGGATCACCGTCGGCAACATGGACGACAACCTCGACTGGTTCGCCGAGGTCGACTGGATCGTTGAGGCCGTGCCCGAGACGATGGCGATCAAAAAGGCGACCTTCGATAAGGTCGAAGCCCACGTCAACGACCACGCCATCATCTCCTCGAACACCTCCGGCCTCTCTATTGAGGGCATGCTGGAAGGTCGCTCCGAGAGCTTTAAGAAGCGCTTTATCGTGACGCACTTCTTCAACCCGGTGCGCTACATGAAGCTCCTCGAGCTGGTCGAGGGCCCCGACACCGCGCCGGAAGTTGTGGACGCGATGGTGGAATTCGGCAGCGACGTGCTCGGCAAGGGTATCGTCTTTGGCAAGGACACCACCAACTTCATCGCCAACCGCATCGGCGTGCATGGCATGATGACCATCATGCACCTGATGAAGAAGTACGAGATGAGCATCGAAGGCGTCGATACCGTCTTCGGCAAAGCCATGGGTCGCCCGAAGTCGGCCGTCTTCCGCACCGCCGATATGGTCGGTCTGGATACCTTCGTGCACGTGGCTAAAAACTGCTACGACACGCTCACCGAAGATGAAGAGCGCGAGATCTTCCAGGTTCCCGACTTCATGGGCACCCTGGTCGAGAAGGGCCTCACCGGGCAGAAGGCTGGTGGTGGTTTCTACAAAAAGGGTAAGGGCGGCATCCAGACCCTGGATCTCAACACCCTTGCGTACCGCGACCGCGAAAAGCCCGAGTTTGCCTCCATCGGCAAAGCCAAGGGCGCGCCGGCGCAGCGTATCAAGAAGGTCGTGGTCGACGGCGACGATAAAGCCGCTGAATTCGCCCGCGAAGTCACCCTGCGCTCGCTCGCCTACACCGCGCGCCGCATGGGCGAGATCGCCGACGATGTGGTGAACATCGACCGCGGTATGCGCTGGGGCTTCAACTGGGATCTGGGTCCCTTCGAGACCTGGGACGCCCTGGGTCTTCAGTGGGCCTACGACCAGATGAAGGCGCACGACATTGAAGTTCCCGCCTGGATCGACGAGATGATCGCCTCGGGTGCCGAGAGCTTCTACAAGCAGGACGGAGCCACCGACCTCTACTACGACGTCGCCTCCAAGAGCTACAAGGCGATCGAGCGCAGCGAGAAGGCTATTAGCGTCGGTCTGCTTAAGCGTCAGGGCGCTACCAAGATCCTCGGCAACTCCTCGGCCTCGCTCCACGATATGGGCGACGGCGTGGCGCTGCTTGAGTTCCACACCAAGATGAACGCCATCGATCCTGAGCTCATCGAGATGATGCACCAGGCGATCGACGAAGTTGAGGCTAACTGGGAAGGTCTGGTCATCGGCAACGATGCCACCAACTTCTCGGCCGGTGCCAACCTGGTCCTGGTGTACATGAACGCGCAGTCTGGTCAGTGGGAGCCCATCGAGTCGATGGTCAAGTCCTTCCAGGATGCCAACCAGCGTATGCGTTACAGCTGGAAGCCGGTTGTCTCCGCGCCCAAGGGCCTGACGCTCGGTGGTGGCGCCGAGGTGACCATGGGCGCCAACGCCATTCAGGCGGCCGGCGAACTCTACATGGGCCTGGTGGAAGTCGGCGTGGGTCTGATTCCCGGCGGCGGCGGTAACCTGCAGCTGATGCGTAACGTCTTCGGGCCGCACTCCGACAACAAAGAGTTCGATCCCTTCCCCTTCCTGCGCAAGGTCTTCATGGCCATCGGGATGGGCGAGGTGGCCACGAGCGCCGAAGCTGCCCGGGAGTATGGTTTCCTCAACGCCAGCGATGGCGTGACCATCAACGCCGAGAACCTCCTCTTCGACGCCAAGCAGCGCGTTTTGGGGATGGCCCGTGCCGGCTTTAAGCCGCCGCGCCCCTCTAAGTTCCGTCTGCTCGGTCCGGACGGCGCCGCCACCATCGACATGCTCCTCTACAGCATGCAGGAAAACGGCGTGATCTCGGCCCACGATCGCCTCATCGGGCGTAAGCTCGCCAACGTGCTTTGCGGCGGTGAGACCAACCCCGCGACTCTGGTCGACGAGCAGACGCTGCTCGACCTGGAGCGCGAAGCCTTCATGTCGCTCTGTGGCGAAGAGAAGAGCCAGGCGCGTATGCAGTACATGGTGCTGAACAACAAGCCGCTGCGTAACTAA
- a CDS encoding KH domain-containing protein, giving the protein MSNHTPEDALNSYVDLVRFLASSLLDEDVEFEVRGQTLRDQLRIELAVEESHRGRVIGRGGRIARAMRTLVEAAAVPNHLPVVIDIVD; this is encoded by the coding sequence ATGAGCAACCACACCCCCGAAGACGCGCTCAACAGCTACGTCGACCTGGTACGCTTTCTGGCGAGTTCGCTGCTCGATGAAGACGTGGAGTTTGAAGTTCGCGGGCAGACGCTACGCGACCAGCTCCGTATTGAACTGGCCGTTGAAGAGAGTCACCGCGGCCGCGTGATCGGTCGGGGTGGTCGCATCGCCCGCGCGATGCGTACGCTGGTCGAAGCCGCGGCGGTACCCAACCACCTGCCGGTGGTCATCGACATCGTCGACTGA
- the rpsP gene encoding 30S ribosomal protein S16: MTVRLRLQRHGAKKRPFYRVVAADQRSPRDGRFIEVLGTYDPMQEPAALRLNGERVDYWLSVGAQPSDTVRSLIRKLRRGELGIDLAAEGAEKAAKEAAALAKKEALEAARAKIAEEAKAAEAKKAEEEAAKKAEEAAKKAAEEAAAQGESAEGEAAEGDAETKAEGEEG, from the coding sequence ATGACTGTCCGACTTCGACTTCAACGCCACGGCGCCAAGAAGCGCCCCTTCTACCGCGTGGTCGCCGCCGACCAGCGCTCCCCTCGCGATGGTCGTTTTATTGAGGTGCTGGGCACCTATGACCCGATGCAGGAGCCGGCCGCCCTTCGCCTCAATGGCGAGCGCGTCGACTACTGGTTGAGCGTGGGCGCGCAGCCCAGCGACACCGTCCGTTCGCTGATCCGCAAGCTTCGCCGCGGCGAGCTGGGCATCGACCTGGCCGCCGAAGGTGCCGAGAAGGCCGCCAAGGAAGCCGCCGCGCTGGCCAAGAAAGAAGCTCTGGAAGCTGCTCGCGCCAAGATCGCTGAAGAGGCCAAGGCCGCTGAAGCCAAGAAGGCCGAGGAAGAAGCTGCCAAGAAAGCCGAAGAAGCCGCCAAGAAAGCTGCTGAAGAAGCGGCTGCTCAGGGCGAATCGGCTGAAGGTGAGGCCGCCGAAGGCGACGCCGAAACCAAAGCCGAAGGCGAAGAGGGCTAA
- a CDS encoding BolA family protein — protein MIEAQTIVERIQAALPDARVQVQDLTGTMDHYKAVVVSEHFAGKTLVARHRAIYQALAEEMKGPIHALTLEVFTPEEWDARG, from the coding sequence ATGATCGAAGCGCAAACAATCGTGGAGCGGATTCAGGCCGCACTGCCCGACGCCCGGGTTCAGGTCCAGGATCTCACCGGAACGATGGATCACTACAAAGCCGTGGTGGTCTCGGAGCACTTCGCCGGCAAGACGCTGGTGGCGCGCCATCGGGCGATCTATCAGGCGCTGGCCGAAGAGATGAAAGGCCCGATTCACGCGCTGACCCTGGAAGTATTCACTCCCGAGGAGTGGGACGCCCGGGGCTAA
- the grxD gene encoding Grx4 family monothiol glutaredoxin — protein MSDEKKSISLPLANPEKSVEAARPRTREEGGDVLSEIAREVADHAVVLYMKGQPEQPMCGFSARAAAILASYNKPFYAVDILVDPAKRQGIKEFSSWPTIPQVYVGGEFVGGSDILMQLHENGELAALITAAVGE, from the coding sequence ATGAGCGACGAAAAGAAGTCCATCTCTCTCCCCCTGGCTAACCCGGAGAAGTCCGTTGAGGCCGCTCGCCCGCGCACTCGCGAGGAAGGCGGCGACGTCCTCTCGGAGATCGCCCGCGAGGTCGCCGACCACGCCGTCGTCCTGTACATGAAGGGGCAGCCCGAGCAGCCGATGTGCGGGTTTTCGGCGCGCGCCGCGGCGATTCTGGCCAGCTACAACAAGCCCTTTTACGCGGTCGACATCCTGGTCGACCCGGCCAAGCGCCAGGGGATCAAGGAGTTTTCCAGCTGGCCGACCATCCCCCAGGTCTACGTCGGCGGGGAATTTGTCGGCGGCTCCGACATCCTGATGCAGCTCCACGAAAACGGCGAACTTGCCGCGCTCATCACGGCGGCGGTCGGCGAGTGA